Genomic window (Marmota flaviventris isolate mMarFla1 chromosome X, mMarFla1.hap1, whole genome shotgun sequence):
agaaaatattttaaaacaaactactGAAGACACTGGGAAGttatcaaaagaatatttttctcacCTATTGTATATGGATGTAGTAGTTTGGGATTGTGTCCCAAATATTAtcaatgttattttataataaagtaaagctttattcttttatattattctgaggagattttttcccccacagaagaagaaatatttgtttgtttgtttatttatttttgtgccagggattgaactcaggggcgcttaccaaccaagccacattcccagccccctcatttatattttatcagagacagggtcttactgagttgcttaggctcttgctaagttgctgaggctgtgtttgaacccatgatcctcctgcctgagcctcccgagttgctgggattacaggcatgcgccactgtgcctagcttatttatttacttttatatggtgctgaggattgagcccagtgcctcacatgtgctaggcaagcattctgccactgaactacaacctgaACCCAGTGTTAATGTTCTTATCATAACAGACAATTAACTAGGCTACACTCAACCTGGAAATGTTGTCTCATGGAATGTGGGTAGCAACTCAGCTTTTAGTTCAGCAGCTTTTAGTTTGCCCCACCATGCAGATTGGAGTGGTCAGCCAGAGACACATGCAAAGTGTACACAGAGaatttggcattcattttctttttgttctttcttttgagGTTGCCCTCTTAATCTGTAGTGGCCCTGGGCACCCCAGCCTTCCTCCCCTGTTTCCTCTGGCAACAGGATGACAAGATTTTATGGGAATTTGAACTGGTTCACATTGCTGCTAAAAGTGCAGCTACTTTGAACATAAACCAGAAGAAGAGGGAACTCTGTGCTGATAACTTCATGTATCTTtggaccccccccccaaagtcttcttgcttttgatatttgtttgttggttggttttgtttttatagaaaatatgttTAATGAACACAGAGGTATCTTTCTTAAGGAACTTACTTCTCCATACTAGAATCTTATGACTGATTCTTGTACATTGTATTCTGAGACTTTACTAAATTTGCTTATTAATTCTAGTAGGTCTTTTGGCAAATAACCAAAATTTTCTATGTACATTATCTTGTCTTCCTATCATTATCTTATTAATATAtaagccctttatttttattttatttccagtctAAAGGCAATAACTTTtagtctttcaccattaagtatatCTGTGGTTTTTCTTAGATGGCCTTTATTAATTTGTGACAATTTCTATCTACTTCTAGTTCAAAGAAAATCTTTAACATGAATGGATGTTGAATTTCCAAATGCTACTTCTACATATGTTGAGGTGAACTTTTATTTCCACTAATGTGGTaaatctcattgatttttttcaggtgTTAAACTAACTGTGTATTCCTGGAATAAAAATTACTTGATTTTGGCATATTATCATCTTTATGTATGCCTTTATTGAATTAGCAGTATTTGGTAAAGATCTTAATCTCCATGTTTATGAGACATTGGTGTttagatttgggggaaatttCCCTTATAATATCTTTGATTTTGATATTGTTAATGGTAGTCTCATAAGATAAGTTGGTACATTTCATGCTTGCTCTGTTTTCTGAAAGATTTTGTTTGAAATTGCTATACTTGGTAgattttttcattgtttactCCTCTTGTTGTGATTTTATGTGAGAATGccttaaatcttatatttttccttaaatatgtGATAGAATTCACCAATGGACTCATCTggattatttgaaaatttctttgtggggctatcattaattttaaattcagtttcttttttatagGGATACTcagattttctacttcttttttgttttaacaagTTACTCTTCCAAAGAATTTATGCATTTCAACTAAGTTGTAAATTTAGGGCATTAACTTTTTTCAGAATAcacttttattctaattttaatatcAGTTATATCTTTAGTGATGCTTCCTCTTTCTCTACAGTTGATAAATTTTTACAGTCATATATTAGAAACCTAATTTTTATGCACTTAATAATATAATCTCTAAATATATAGAGCAAACATTGATAGTACTATCAACTAGAAAATTGCACAATCACTTTTAGAGATTTTAGCGTTTCTATTTCTATAACTGTTGGAACAAGTAGACAAAAGAATCTGGCCAGGCActgtgatgcacatctgtaatcccagtgagttgggaagctaaggcaggaggatcacaaattaaaggccagcctcagcaacttagtgaagacctcagcaacttagaaagaccctgtcttaaaataaaaaataatctgcaAAGAGGTTGAAGATTTGAACATGAAAATCCCTATCATATTATGTTGGTTACTATATCCAACAACTATagaatacacatttattttcaaaggTACATGGCATACTCACCAAAATAGACTATTTGGAGACATAAAGCTAGTTATAACAAATTTCAAAGGATTAAAATTACATACTACTGTGTTCTTCAAGTACTgttgaattaaaaatatgaacagaaagACAAGTAGAAAGTCTATGAATGTTTAGAAAGTAAGAAACAGCTATCTCAATAGTGTgtaagtcaaagaagaaattacaaatgaataagaaaatgttttgagCAGAATGAAAATATGACACATCAAAACTCATGagagctaagtgaaataatccaatccccaaaaaaccaaacaccaaatgttctctttgatatgtggatgctgactcacaatagatTGAGGGGGTGCcgataagaacataaaaataaataatttatttcacacTTATAGGAAATCTCATTGCTCATATTTATTCAGGAATCCAGGCTCCTTGTAGTACATTAATTTACCTTTtcctatcttttcttcttcttgtttatgtttttgaaatCTGTGTGTTTGAATCTGTGTTGCTGAGGTATCCAGGTTTTAGCAAGCAAGAAGGTAGAAGCAGATGTGGAGAAAATTTGCCTACCATCTCAATGCTCTAGTTTGCAATTGGCACCCATCATTTCTCCCACATTCCATTCATGAGAGCACTGTCACATAGCCATACCAATTTTcaagggaagctgagaaatgtTAAGTGACTGGGCAGCCATTTTCTTGACTACTATTCTGTTATTGCCAAAGATGAGGAAACACTCTACTGGGCAACTTTCAGTCTTTATCACAGAGAGCCTAacctctctctacacacacacacacacacacacacacacacacacaaaatatatatatatatatatatatatatatatatatatatatatatatatatatcataagtCCAAGAAAACAGTTTCACCTGCATAGAAAATGGGAGTGTAGATAATCATTTTGTTTGTATTGATTATAATGGtaatgaacacaatatttttccTGTGGACATCAGTAAGTTCTTTTCTATCatattaatttgtgttttttgcTGATAATAGCAAGATATAGTATTGAGACTAGTGAGGATTTATAATTGCAAGCTAATGAAGACTAAGACTCTGATTCACCTTCTCTCTGCATAGTCTCTCCACAGATATTTTCCCTTAAAGTCCTTGTCTTATAAATCTTCTGTCCATCCTATTTGATAGCCAAGCTTCCTACCAAAATAGGGTTAGACTGCTTAGATTGAACTTGAATCTCCAATATTTAAGAGCAGTGTTTTACTGCAAATTATATGACCATTATGTGCTTCATTTCTATTATCTATAAAAGGTGAATGATAATGGTCAATACCTTATAGAGTGTTTTAAAGGATTAAATGTATTCGTATGTATGTATTAGAATAGGACCTGGAATATTGTGTCACATAAGAAGTTGGTATATAATAATTGCTATATATGTATTTCATGGTATCATCATCATATTCCCATGGGTTTAATTTGGATAAGATTGTGTGTATCCTTTAATCTTCTGCTATCTATTCTTCAtgtcacttttcatttttctttgtctttaggTGGGAAGTTTGgaattaagaactcaaaaaaaagtACTTCTGCAAAAACTACATTTCATAGTGAAATAGAGGATAAAGATACAAGAGATGATTCACTGTATTCCGTTTTAGAAGAACTGTGGCAAGATGCTGAACAGATAAAAATATGCCAGGAAAAACAGAACAGCCCTTTGAATCACACTGATTTTatcaataagaaaatattgaaCACAGAATGGGATTATGAATATACAGACATTGGAAGTTGTGTACATCCAAGCCCAAATCTCATTCCTTCACAGAAAAGACCCCATAAACATGACTCATTTGAAAAACGTTTTAGGCATAATATGGACTtacatattcataataaaaacaatacaacaaagaactttgataaaattGTTAGTCATGGTCAAGTTTTCACCCAGAACACTTCCTTTACTAACCATGACAATTCACATATGGGAGTGAAGTTCTGCGAAAGTGATCAGTGTGAAAAAGTCCTCAAACATGCACTCAGTCAAAATCTGAAATTGCCTGTTGGGGAGAAAGCAAGCACATGTGCTGAATTTGGAAAGATCTTCACCCAAAAGTCGTATCTCTTTGCACCTCCAAAAATTCATACTGTGGAAAAACCTCATGAACTTAACAAATGTGTAAATGCATTTACACAGAAGCCACTACTCAGTATATATCTGAGAgttcatagaaatgaaaaactatacaTATGTTCTCAATGTGGAAAGGCTTTCCTCCAGAATTCAGAATTAATGATGCATGAGAAAAGTCATACTAGAGAGAAACCCTATAAATGCACTGAATGTGGAAAGTCATTTTTCCAGCTGTCATCTCTACTCAGGCATCAGAcaactcatactggagaaaaactCTACGAAtgcagtgaatgtgggaaagGCTTTTCCCTGAACTCAGCACTCAATATACATCAGAAAATCCATACTGGAGAGAGACATCACAAATGTAGtgagtgtggaaaagccttcacccAGAAGTCAACACTCAGGATGCATCAGAGAATTCACACAGGAGAGAGATCCTATATATGCACTGAATGTGGACAGGCTTTCATCCAGAAGGCCCACTTGATTGCACATCAAAGAATTCATACCGGAGAGAAGCCTTATGAATGCAGTGATTGTGGGAAATCTTTTCCTTCTAAGTCCCAACTCCAGATGCATAAGCGAATTCACACAGGAGAAAAACCCTATATATGCAAtgaatgtgggaaggccttcacCAACAGGTCAAATCTCAATACTCACCAGAAgtctcatactggagagaagtcTTATATATGTGCTGAATGCGGGAAGGCCTTCACTGACAGGTCAAATTTCAATAAACACCAGACCATTCATACAGGAGAAAAACCCTATGTTTGTGCTGATTGTGGACGAGCCTTCATCCAGAAGTCAGAGTTAATTAcacatcagagaattcatactaCAGAGAAGCCTTATAAATGTCCTCACTGTGAGAAATCCTTCTCCAAGAAACCACATCTCAAAGTACATCAGCGAATTCACACGGGAGAGAAACCGTACATATGTGCagagtgtgggaaggccttcacTGACAGGTCAAATTTCAATAAACATCAGACAATTCATACTGGAGATAAACCCTATAAATGCAATGACTGTGGAAAGGGCTTCACCCAGAAATCCGTTCTTAGTATGCATCGCAATATTCATACATGAAATAACCCTGTTTCTTAAAAATGAGAGAGCCTTACCGTAGAAGTCAGGTCTACTCATGTATTATAAAATTCATCTAAGACAGACCTTGTATGAGTACACTGTATTAAAAAAAGCATTCATCAGGCTATCTCAcctgagatgaaaaaaaaattagaagagaccCTATAAGAATACATTGAAGAAAGGggaatttgggggctggggttgtgactcagtgacacagcgcttgcctagcatgtgtgaggcgcagggtttgatcctcagcaccacatacaaataaacaaaataaaggtccattgacaactaaaagatatttaaaaagggtggggggtgAATTTAACATTTACACAGCCTCACAAAATACAATAGAATTAACATTGAGAATGCTATCAGTTTGGTACATTAGGAAAATCCTTCCTATAGAAAGTATCATGAGGCAAATTATTACCAAATGCTTTATAGGTTGGAGGATGCAAATTTATAGAAATGACAGTCATGTTTTCTATGTTATAGTAAGCAGTTTAACAAGAAAATAATGTATTCGTTGTGCAGACCTCTTCAGTTCTTTTCGCTGTTTGTGGTAAAATATTGCATAACATATTGCATAATTgaattgaaattcttttttaaaatttagaatgtttATCAAATGTTTGTTATTGAACATATCTATCAGATGAATTCATAAGTTTAAAGTTATTTTGGCTTTTTATATACGCACATCTgcagatataattttatatgaacatatactgttttcatactgttttccatgacATAGTATTCTTCTTTCATTGTATACAATGCAAAATAGCCACAGATTCCTCCCATCCATTTATGCATGGCCCCTTTTGCAATGGTACCTTGTTGTTTCTCTTATTAAGTATGTTATAGcttggatatgaagtatcccctAAAAGCCCCTGTGTTAactgcaagaatgttcagaggtgaaatgattagattatcaGAGCTATAACCTGACcagcccatcctagtttgaatggactaactgggtgataGCTGTATGTAGGTAGGGCATGGCTcaaagaggtgggtcactgggggtatgacCTGGAAAGTTCgtcttccctgcagccccttcccccctttctctctgcttcctggtcactaTGAGCTAAAAGCTTTCCTCCAGGGCACTCTTTAGTCATTATGCTacacctcaccacaggcccagagtgATGGAAGTGGCTGACCACGGACAGAACCTTGGAAACCATGAGCCggaagtaaacttttcctcctttagattggttttgtcaggtattttgtttatagcaacaaaaagctaacacagagTACTTCTTATCTGCCGTTGCTCCTTGACTTTCAACTTGGCCATGTGATTTGCTTTGGCCAATGGACATTAGCAAAGAGATTCAAGAAGAGGCTGGAGAAGTGTGAAAGCCTGCCTTGAGGCTTACCCTTTTGTGCTGCTCTTTGGAATCCTGAGATCTCAATGTTAAGAAGCACAGATGCCCTACTGTGGGATGAGAAGCCACATAGAACAGAGGTGAGCCAGCTTAGCCGATGCCCCATAGATCAATTTACCTATGGGCTTGGGAATGAGTCCATCCTAAGTCTATGTCCCCAGCCAAACCAGCCCAGCCCAAAATTGCCATGTCAGTTATACCAGCCAACCTGCAGAATTCTGAGTTAAATAAGTGATCATTGTTTTAGGCAGCTATATTTTGGGGTAGTTTGTTGCATATCAAATTCTAAATAATACTTAaaagtatatgtgtgtgaatTGTATTATACCCAAATATAATATGGCATTGGCTTTGGGCCTGAGAAGCTAATAGAGACTGGAGAATAATGAGGAAATCTGTTTGCAAAATCTGGGAAAATGACAAcctattagaaaggaaaaaatagcaAATCATCACCATGCTCTGTGGGACTATAGAGAAGGTACCAAATGAACTTGTGGATCTGACTAAGAGATTTGCCATGGAATATGGCTGTCAGTTTGCTGCTTTTAACCACATATGATAAGgtacagaatgagagaaatgaattaaagaaatacTTGTTCCCCTGGCAAGCAGCAGTTTTGGGAAATAACTTTAGCTCTTTAGCCATGAAAATATTCTCAAGATACAAAATGGCTGTAGGGTAAATATCAAGTCATGGGTATGTCTGTAAAACCCTTTATTACAAtgtttgaaatattatattttattggtgcttGGAAAACCCTCTCAGTGAAATAATGGGTGTCTAA
Coding sequences:
- the Znf81 gene encoding zinc finger protein 81 isoform X1 produces the protein MDANFTNQLSSFIQKWNHGSDGGFLESLPCPWATPFNEGCRIIFLIPVAPVESTDPTKLGVPGKSGVVSKRALELKSSVNMAASQNLPQQGRHGNACEIPVSFEDVTVDFSREEWQQLDSTQRCLYQDVMLENYSHLLSVGFEVPKPEVIFKLEQGEEPWMLEGETPHQSYSGGKFGIKNSKKSTSAKTTFHSEIEDKDTRDDSLYSVLEELWQDAEQIKICQEKQNSPLNHTDFINKKILNTEWDYEYTDIGSCVHPSPNLIPSQKRPHKHDSFEKRFRHNMDLHIHNKNNTTKNFDKIVSHGQVFTQNTSFTNHDNSHMGVKFCESDQCEKVLKHALSQNLKLPVGEKASTCAEFGKIFTQKSYLFAPPKIHTVEKPHELNKCVNAFTQKPLLSIYLRVHRNEKLYICSQCGKAFLQNSELMMHEKSHTREKPYKCTECGKSFFQLSSLLRHQTTHTGEKLYECSECGKGFSLNSALNIHQKIHTGERHHKCSECGKAFTQKSTLRMHQRIHTGERSYICTECGQAFIQKAHLIAHQRIHTGEKPYECSDCGKSFPSKSQLQMHKRIHTGEKPYICNECGKAFTNRSNLNTHQKSHTGEKSYICAECGKAFTDRSNFNKHQTIHTGEKPYVCADCGRAFIQKSELITHQRIHTTEKPYKCPHCEKSFSKKPHLKVHQRIHTGEKPYICAECGKAFTDRSNFNKHQTIHTGDKPYKCNDCGKGFTQKSVLSMHRNIHT
- the Znf81 gene encoding zinc finger protein 81 isoform X2 produces the protein MAASQNLPQQGRHGNACEIPVSFEDVTVDFSREEWQQLDSTQRCLYQDVMLENYSHLLSVGFEVPKPEVIFKLEQGEEPWMLEGETPHQSYSGGKFGIKNSKKSTSAKTTFHSEIEDKDTRDDSLYSVLEELWQDAEQIKICQEKQNSPLNHTDFINKKILNTEWDYEYTDIGSCVHPSPNLIPSQKRPHKHDSFEKRFRHNMDLHIHNKNNTTKNFDKIVSHGQVFTQNTSFTNHDNSHMGVKFCESDQCEKVLKHALSQNLKLPVGEKASTCAEFGKIFTQKSYLFAPPKIHTVEKPHELNKCVNAFTQKPLLSIYLRVHRNEKLYICSQCGKAFLQNSELMMHEKSHTREKPYKCTECGKSFFQLSSLLRHQTTHTGEKLYECSECGKGFSLNSALNIHQKIHTGERHHKCSECGKAFTQKSTLRMHQRIHTGERSYICTECGQAFIQKAHLIAHQRIHTGEKPYECSDCGKSFPSKSQLQMHKRIHTGEKPYICNECGKAFTNRSNLNTHQKSHTGEKSYICAECGKAFTDRSNFNKHQTIHTGEKPYVCADCGRAFIQKSELITHQRIHTTEKPYKCPHCEKSFSKKPHLKVHQRIHTGEKPYICAECGKAFTDRSNFNKHQTIHTGDKPYKCNDCGKGFTQKSVLSMHRNIHT